The Chanodichthys erythropterus isolate Z2021 chromosome 1, ASM2448905v1, whole genome shotgun sequence genome segment TATAAACCTATTcgtggttttaaaaaaaaaatcagtaaaatattttaagagTACTGACATTAATAATTAGAGTGTTTTTGTTAATAATAAGCAGAGATATGGTGAAAGACTTTTACAGAAAACCCTCCGAACTCGAGCAGTTGGATCGGACTAACAGTTACGTCATAGGTTTGACAGTAGCAAACAATATTGTAACTTGCAGGCGATTACAGAATAAGTGACGGAAAGGttaactgttaatttttttttttttgcttatattacaatttaaaggtgccctcgaatgaaaaattgaatttatcttggcatagttgaataacaagagttcagtacctggaaatgacatacagtgagtctcaaactccattgtttcctccttcttatataaatctcatttgtttaaaagacctctaaagaactgttacataacagtcggggtgtacgcccccaatatttgcatatgccagcccatgttcccaacaatatgaaaggcattagacaagggcagccagtaacatctggatctgcacaggtgaatcaacagactaggtaagcaagcaataacaacagcgaaaaatggcagatggagcaataataacggacatgatccatgattacatgatatttttagtgatatttgtaaatcgtctttctaaatgttttgttagcgtgttgctaatgtactgttaaatgcggttaacatcgtttcttactgtattcacggagataagagctgtcgctattttcttttttaaacacctgcagtctgtataattcataaacaacttcattctttataaatctctccaacagtgtgtaatgttagctttagccacggaacatagcctcaaactcactcAGAAActatgtaaacaatataacagtttacaatactcacataatccgacgcatgcatgacggacactttgtaaagatccatttgagggttatattagctgtgtaaactttgttaaggcactgtttaaggcaagcgcgagctctgtgggcggagagcacaggatttaaaggggccgcagcataaatcggcgcatttataatgatgccccaaaataggcagttaaaaaaactaataaaaaaaatctatggggtattttgagctgaaacttcacagacacattcaggagacaccttagacttatattacatcttttaaaaacataatctagggcacctttaataaggTGCAAGAAATTAAACGACTCGCAATTAgtagtaaaatatttttattggcaATATTATTCAAATACATTCCTCACAGAAACTGTATTAAGTCTAGTTGTAAAATCATAAACAGTATCATAATGACTTTATCTGTTTTGTCCTGAGTAAGCTGTGCGGTTATAAAATAGGAAAACAGTTCTTCACAGTGTACAATTTTAAGGAACAAAACAAATAGTTAACTTACACAGTGATTATGTTTAAAATTTACACCCAATATATTGTGATATTTTTAGATTAACCATAATCACAATAGTTTAAGTAATCAGAGGTTAAcatttttttgaataaaaattcAATAGTGTTCATGCTGCTCATGACCTCTCTGAGGTATATCAGAATGCATCTTTgaagaatattataaaatataaaataatgtacatttaaaaacattagacacattattaaaataataaattatccTGTTTCTGTTATGAACCACAATCCTTCACAGTTAGATTAGCTATTGAACTGAAGGCAGGCTCTCCAGGCAGGAACTCCTTTAGAACAAACAAAAGCAGCTTCTACGGACACACACAAAGAATATGAATGTGAAtctggataacttttgaatatatttcaaaattttaactaaataagttgaataataataatcaattaGAGTTCTCACATAAATCAGTTTCTTGTTCTCTTCTGTGTCCTGAAAAATCTTAAACACAGTTTCCACATCAGTCTTCTTGAGGATTAGAGAGTTTGAATCTAAAAccacaacaacaataacaaggatgaagaaattatttaaaatgtgaggtggggggggggggggtcatcACAACATTGGAACATATTGTACATACATTTTGAATTTATAAGCTGCAAAGCCTTTTCCTTGGTCTCTTGTTTCTCCTCACTGTCACGTGGCGGCTGGCAGGGCACGTTTCCATCTGGCCATAACTTCTCTCGGAAATTATCAATGTAGGATGCAATCTGATCTTCGGTAGGATGCATcctttttaaaaagttgtttaTTTTCCTGCATGGGATGAAAGTTTATGCTTATCACATCGACAACTCAACAACCTTGGTacgctctaaaaaatgctgggttaaaaatgacccaaggtgggttgaaaatggacaaacccagcgattgggttattttaacctagtggttgggttaaatgtttgcccaacctgctggttggttttatttaactaaacttttgtttaaaaataactgtattCCTTGCTTAAAtttaacccaaaatatgctgaaaattaacatttattaatatgtttaatgaatgaaaatcaaacaataaacattaaattgcttaataataaatgttcaccttttgattattgttgcctctagtaattatgtgtctgatttttaatttccaacctattttaggttcattttaagccagccatatagtaatttttaaacaatagttgggttaaataaaactgcccagcagttaaaaacccagtcgctgggtttgtccattttcaacccatctTGGGTTGTTTAGagtgttttttaataaatgtgatATGAAATAGTACTTACTTTTTTACCAAAGGCTGGACTGGTTTTAGAATGGCATCAACAATATTAATGAAGACCGAGTTACCTGAAAAGGGTAAAGACAAACGTTAATGGGCAAAGAAAATCAGTTTATAGTTTCAGTTCTTGGCCATCATAAAACAAGAAGTTACATCATACCAGTTATTTCCTTCAATAAATCAAATATGGCTTTGGTGGCCTCAACCTGCTCCCAATTGGTCTGGGGTTCCTTTTTCTGAGTCTGATTTGTCATCTCATCCTTGAACTGTCCcgttttctcttttattttaaacttttgcAATCCATTTGACTTTTTGAGAGGTAACTTATCTTTTTTGTTGGTTTTGCCTCCAGACTGGGCACTTCTAAAGCCGTCGGCCGAGTCAGACTGCAAGCCTTCAGTATGGCTCACTACTGATCTTGAGATATCACTGGAGTGTCCTGTGGGAATTACTAATTTTGACCTATTAACAAAGATATCCAAGCTCTCAGCAAGACTCTCCTGCCCATCAGAAACCACATCAGGATCATCAGAGATCTGATCATTGTCTTGTATATCTGGTTCTCTACTTCTGATGGGCTCAGTCTCTTCATGGGGGGTACAAAACTGTACATTTGTAGCTTTTGGCCCTTCCCCCTTTGGCTCCTCATCTGTGTCAATGCAGGCTGGCTGTGCTGTCGGTCCACCGTGATGTGTTGAGGCTCCTGCTTCATCAAGTTTATCATCTCCTCTGCTGTTATGGGActggaggagaaaaaaaaattagtaacATTATTACCAGAGGGTGGCAGTACTCTCAATAATTTACACTGAGCTCTGGTCATTGAAGCTAATTCAAACTAAAGGTATATGTATACTGTAAATCAACAAACCTTAGCTATATTTGGACAAGATATCAAATCTTGGAGTATGAATATTGATCCAAATACATGATaaaatacactaccgttcaaaagtttgaggttggtaaggctttttaatgtttttgaaagtatgTGCTTAacagagctgcatttatttgatcaaacgtaccgtaaaaacagtaatgtcatGAAATATAATTACGATTTAAAATAGTATATTTTTCCTGTAaagtcaaagctgaattttcagcatcattacttcagtcttcagtgtcacatgatccttcagaaatcattctaatatgctgatttgatgctcaagaaacattcattattattatcattattgtcttttaataataataagttcaaaagaacagcattttttatattgaatttttttgttgattaatttaatgcatcctttctaaataaaagtattaatttcatttttttttttttttaattttaaagcttACTGAGCCCAAATGTTTGAACAGAAGTATTATTTCTTCATCGGTTTCATCATCAGATTGTCTTTAAGCTATGGACATAAAATCAATTCTTACCTCTTCCTCATCTTGGCTAGGAGTGAGGAATATTGCAAGACCATTCAGAAGACTCCAGACACCTCCCTCATGTTCCTTATCACTCATCAGCCGTGCAAAAGGGCCCAAGAACTGGAATACAGGCTGAGAGTGACCAAGCTGTGCATCAGAAACCAGCTCCTGAAGGGAAATAAGGGGTAAACATTTCTAGGTATTTACCACTGGCATTCAACTGGAAACTCCCAAGACTGTCCAGAAACATTCTAGACAGAGTGTATGACTGCAGTTACCTGTAAAAAGTGCTCAAAGGCTGATCTCACTTCCTCTTCATACGAGTCATCAAGTTCCTTTTTTGTGTTCTCTACTATTGCAGATATAGAGGGTAAGGTGGAAgtatccttaaaaaaaaaaaaaaaaaaaaagcttttgaaAATCGAGTAACTATATTAATTAAGaataattgataataaaaatcagATATTAATGgctatacaaaataatataggtttcaatATAAACATTGCTTTGAAGATTCCTCACCATTTCCTCTCTCACCTGCCAGAGGCTATGAAAATGAAGTATATCTGACTGGGTCTTTTTCACATCCCAGTGGAGATTCTCAGGGTTATTTCTCTCCTCCAAGTGAACCGTAAAACACAGCTCTTCATTTTCCTGCTGAACCTAAGACAGTGTTCTTATCAATATTATGAAATTATTAAACTCAATTTAGATTGCACATCGTTTAGCTTTCTTTTAAATATGCCTCACATTTGTAACACGGACTGCCCATTTCCCCACCCGCCACATCTCATAGGAAAGCTTAAACTCCATCATATCCTCTTCGACAGTTCTTGGGTTAACATCCATTTCACTGTCCTTTTAAAAGAAAGCACAGACAGCATCAGTTGCTTGCACCGAAAACATTGTAAATCAATTCAATATTAACATTTGCAAGTATATTCCATACATAATCAGAGTCCAAGCAGCTTCCGATGGAGCCCTCTCTGCTGCTTAAACCATCATCTTCAATAACAGCAGATCTACGTGCTAATAAATTCCTCTGTAAAAGCTCCTTCTTATGTTTTTTCCTTTGGGCTTTCTTTGACTTGACCTTATCAACAAATTTGGAAAATTGTTCTTTGATTCTACTGCCTACttagaaaaaagaaatcaaattacactttattatattatttatgtacACATACTGCTCTTCAATCAAATTACCGAGATGAAAGAGAAAGATACGTCACCCTTCTTCTTTCCTTTTATGTATTCAGACTGGCCTTCCTCAGCTTCACCTGTCAATCTGTGGAATTTCAATCCACAAGTTTGAAAGCAGAAAGAGGCCCCCAAATGAGATTTATAggataaataatataaatattcttAGACTAAATGTATTAAGATGACTTACTCCTCTGCTTCTTCACTTCCCACAGGGGATGGTGCGACTTCCCTATCTGAGGTTAGGTCTCCTGTTGAGCCTTTAGGAGTTACTCTATCCAACTGCAAAACCACCATCTGATTCAGGTTGTCTGGATTACAGAGGGATGTCACAAGCACATCAAGTGCTAGACATGGACAGCAAGAGTAACAAAGTGATCAGTGTATTAGCATAAAATACACAATACAATtagcacaaaacaaaaatcacaactttctattcatcaaagaatcctgaaaaatatatatcagagttttcacaaaaatattcacctgtttttaacattaataataataatgaatgtttcttgagcaccaaatcagcatatcagaatgatttctgaaggatcatgtgacactgaagactggaataatgatactgaaaattcagctttgccatcaccggaataaattacattttacacttattttaaactgtaataatatttcacaatattattgttttactgtatttttgatcaaataaatgcagccttggtgagcagaagaagtCGTCTCtttcaaatgcataaaaaatcTAACTGACCCCAATCTTTTCAAGAGTGTTTGTTAAGAAAAGACAGTAAAGGATTACTATTCATATgtcaccattgctgagtattttaaaactgcagtgaaaaaagACCCGTGGTTTAAAATCGCTGatgtctgtgacgtcacaaactaccttgtaaccaatcacgtcaatgtGCTGGTGAGCTTTAGTATATCATTAACAGCAAACTAGCAAGGAGTCTCAAGAGAAGACAGGTTATGtctgtatatttttctgttgatatgaaaaatcgtgTAGATTTAGCAGCATGGTGAGTGAATGATGTATAATATGTTATGCCTTTCTCAACTGacattctgagttgttcaaagtgtttgtaaggatactgattgttagaaggcagctgtctgactttGAAATGGCGAACAAGAACATagtttgtgtaacattaacaacacattattagctgtttgataacaacTGTCAAGCAAatggctaatcatattaattaccgttatgtgtctaaggttgtaaaaagcgataccactgtgcagcatttacctcagtaagCTGATTGAGtagatctctgagctggtgtgaaTGGAGGCgggactaatttgcatattcattaatTTGCATGTACTAAAtaaggcaagggtgtagagttgtTCAAGCTaatttaaggcatgaagatttttttttcacattaaaaaatttttataatgtgtcattttggacaaagatgagttttaagggataaaatgattgactacagggggactttaactctataaaacatttcattttaaaatgattttaaatatgATATTGGAGGCAgttaatgagagaaaaaaaaaattcactctTTGTTGTCACAATCACTGAGAAAAAGTGAAGAGATTAGTTTCTTTTCATGCCCTTCAGTGATTTAGGCACAAAAAATGTGGATAAACCagtgtttgtagaagcagtgaAGACATGCTGTGACAAGTGAGAAAGTAATAACCTAGACTTAAAAATGCACGACACAAATGTTGATGCCAGATATCTGATTGGAATGTTGTGATCGTTGGAAAGATCATTAGAAAGTATTTAGTTCAAAGGTCAGTAGGACTAACCTTTTGTAGCCACAATCTCAGTTAGGACACACTGGTAGAGTTTTGCTTCCCAGAGGTACTCAGGGAAAAGTTTTCGCACCAGAGCTTCAGAGAAAGTTCTGAGGACTGCCATTTCCTCTGAACGTGAACTGAACACTGGAGAACTGAAAGAGAAACAGGCCAGTTTTCATTTTACTAGCAATATTCCTGGAACTGCATCAGGTGATTCATCATAGGTTAAAAGTCTATCAGATTTAGTAGAAATTCATAGCTAAAACATGAGCTCAAGTATCACAAGACCCAGTTCTGCTTATGGTCTCTAAAAAGGACTAAGCATGAAATAGAAAAGGAAGAACGTTCACGTAAACATAATACAGTAGTGTCACTCACCACAGCaaaatattatgcaaaattcttAGTATATCAGGCTACAAACAAACATGCTCACCCGTCTGACTGTTTTGCATTATGCAGGTGCTGAGTGAAGATTTTAATACAACCAACACTGGTAACAGACAGATCGACGTTCATTGCCTTGCAAATAATTCTCTCCACAACAAAGTTATACTCCTTCTGTAGTGCCCTATAAAGCGGCTGACTGTCGCCAAGTTCTGGGACAGTGTACCATGGCTGAACCAGGTGAGTATAGGCACATTTAAacactaaaaaagaaaaagaaaatgtaatcaTGACATGCACAACTGCAGTGATCTCACTCTAATGACATATGACTCTAAAAGAGAGTCTTATTaggatatttattatattttctgATCCTACATTTCTGTTGTGTCATCTTTAGAACAAATAggttcaagaaaaaaaaaaacaaatctcagtcattattattttcagacatgcTAGTTAGGCATAATGCTTGTGaacaataaaattattatttacccCGGATGAGTGACCTCTGTACATTTGGATATTGTGTTGTCTGAGATGGAATTTGTCCGGTTCTGGTGGTGGCATCAATCTCATCAATGACACCAACATTGTGACCTTTCTTTGACTGAAAGAGGAGGATTAAGGTGCAAAGGATTAAACTGATGATGTCTGATATAAGAGTCATGAATACAGAAATGAGGTCAGCAAGAGCTTTGGGTTTTTGCTTTCTGGAAGAGCCATACAGAAATAAGGAACAAAAATTAATCTGGAAGTGAGAATCGGAACAAGTCTCAACCAAAGCATGCAATAATTCTGCTATATAGCCTACTATAGTGATGATCTTTCCATGTTCATCCCACAGTTCTGCCTAAAAGTGCATGTATTTACAATAACATTATAGATATATCTTCTATTGCACTGCTGGAAAAATCAAACATAGGCTAGAAGCTTTGTTTTGGGACAAAGCATGTTACTAGCTGGTCTACAAAGAAGTCTTTATCTGGTGACAATCTTGGACCAGCTGGTCGTTTCATTTAAAGGTAGCCAAGCTGTTTTTTTGAACATGATATCTGGTTAACCTGCTAATGACCACCTTAGAAACACAGTTACCAACTACGTTAGATTTCCCAGCAGGACAGTGTCAACCAATCCATGCACTTGTTcaaagtattaataataataataacagttcGGCAGAATTATTCTTAATGTTCTCAAATCACATATGTTACCTGTGGTGCTGTTTCCTCAAGTGCATCATCCGTCTGAGTGCTCGTTTCGCGGTCTTGCTTTTTGAAAGAGAAATTTAAAAaggataaaaaacaaataaaagtcCATATTTGTCCAAACTCTGAGAAGTACCAAACAAGTACAAATATAATGGCGAGAAAGCATCGCCAagtgtacattttaaaaaggtCCAAGAAATTCCTTCACATTAATGTTGTGCATTCGTCCTTTTAAACGCTACACTTTATCTCTCCTTTCTGCTTTCATCCAGACAGACGAGTCTGCATAGAGAACCGGAAGGTAAGTGTTTGTGGTTTGATGAACTTGCCATTGTAATGTCACATGTGATTGGTGCACTTGAAGATGTCGTAGTATTTTGCCCTCCCTGGAATGTCTGCTTAATCTTTTCTATAATTTGATCTCTGTATGTAATAACTGTATGGTTACAGTAGACTTTATGGACGAATCTGTGTTTGTAAACCAACCTTTAAGTGAACGAATCGTTCGCTTTcacttttcatttcattacCCCAGTAAAGCAGGCACCATGCGACATTATATATCAAGCATACAGTGAAACTAAGTAGCCTATATTAACTCAACTGTCTTCACCGCTGGGTGGCGCACGTTGCACACTTCATTGATCCCTATGAGGGGAGTGTGTTTAATGTGTTTGGATGATGTGACAAAAATGTTATATAACATTACTACATTTATTACGTATAATATTagattaaatgtattattattattacagttgaCACTCTAGCTGTTAAATATAATGATTTTGTATAGTTCGACACTTCATGAACGAATCGTTGACTTCTGCTCGTGGACGAACAGAACATAAACGAGGCATACAAAATGAACGATGAATGTAAGGAAGTTGTTACAGCTCTTAATTTATATAGGCTGTTGTCTATTT includes the following:
- the si:rp71-46j2.7 gene encoding uncharacterized protein si:rp71-46j2.7 isoform X3; its protein translation is MYTWRCFLAIIFVLVWYFSEFGQIWTFICFLSFLNFSFKKQDRETSTQTDDALEETAPQSKKGHNVGVIDEIDATTRTGQIPSQTTQYPNVQRSLIRVFKCAYTHLVQPWYTVPELGDSQPLYRALQKEYNFVVERIICKAMNVDLSVTSVGCIKIFTQHLHNAKQSDGSPVFSSRSEEMAVLRTFSEALVRKLFPEYLWEAKLYQCVLTEIVATKALDVLVTSLCNPDNLNQMVVLQLDRVTPKGSTGDLTSDREVAPSPVGSEEAEELTGEAEEGQSEYIKGKKKGSRIKEQFSKFVDKVKSKKAQRKKHKKELLQRNLLARRSAVIEDDGLSSREGSIGSCLDSDYDSEMDVNPRTVEEDMMEFKLSYEMWRVGKWAVRVTNVQQENEELCFTVHLEERNNPENLHWDVKKTQSDILHFHSLWQVREEMDTSTLPSISAIVENTKKELDDSYEEEVRSAFEHFLQELVSDAQLGHSQPVFQFLGPFARLMSDKEHEGGVWSLLNGLAIFLTPSQDEEESHNSRGDDKLDEAGASTHHGGPTAQPACIDTDEEPKGEGPKATNVQFCTPHEETEPIRSREPDIQDNDQISDDPDVVSDGQESLAESLDIFVNRSKLVIPTGHSSDISRSVVSHTEGLQSDSADGFRSAQSGGKTNKKDKLPLKKSNGLQKFKIKEKTGQFKDEMTNQTQKKEPQTNWEQVEATKAIFDLLKEITGNSVFINIVDAILKPVQPLVKKKINNFLKRMHPTEDQIASYIDNFREKLWPDGNVPCQPPRDSEEKQETKEKALQLINSKYSNSLILKKTDVETVFKIFQDTEENKKLIYKLLLFVLKEFLPGEPAFSSIANLTVKDCGS
- the si:rp71-46j2.7 gene encoding uncharacterized protein si:rp71-46j2.7 isoform X1 yields the protein MYTWRCFLAIIFVLVWYFSEFGQIWTFICFLSFLNFSFKKQDRETSTQTDDALEETAPQSKKGHNVGVIDEIDATTRTGQIPSQTTQYPNVQRSLIRVFKCAYTHLVQPWYTVPELGDSQPLYRALQKEYNFVVERIICKAMNVDLSVTSVGCIKIFTQHLHNAKQSDGSPVFSSRSEEMAVLRTFSEALVRKLFPEYLWEAKLYQCVLTEIVATKALDVLVTSLCNPDNLNQMVVLQLDRVTPKGSTGDLTSDREVAPSPVGSEEAEELTGEAEEGQSEYIKGKKKGSRIKEQFSKFVDKVKSKKAQRKKHKKELLQRNLLARRSAVIEDDGLSSREGSIGSCLDSDYDSEMDVNPRTVEEDMMEFKLSYEMWRVGKWAVRVTNVQQENEELCFTVHLEERNNPENLHWDVKKTQSDILHFHSLWQVREEMDTSTLPSISAIVENTKKELDDSYEEEVRSAFEHFLQELVSDAQLGHSQPVFQFLGPFARLMSDKEHEGGVWSLLNGLAIFLTPSQDEEESHNSRGDDKLDEAGASTHHGGPTAQPACIDTDEEPKGEGPKATNVQFCTPHEETEPIRSREPDIQDNDQISDDPDVVSDGQESLAESLDIFVNRSKLVIPTGHSSDISRSVVSHTEGLQSDSADGFRSAQSGGKTNKKDKLPLKKSNGLQKFKIKEKTGQFKDEMTNQTQKKEPQTNWEQVEATKAIFDLLKEITGNSVFINIVDAILKPVQPLVKKKINNFLKRMHPTEDQIASYIDNFREKLWPDGNVPCQPPRDSEEKQETKEKALQLINSKYSNSLILKKTDVETVFKIFQDTEENKKLIYVRTLIDYYYSTYLVKILKYIQKLSRFTFIFFVCVRRSCFCLF
- the si:rp71-46j2.7 gene encoding uncharacterized protein si:rp71-46j2.7 isoform X2, with protein sequence MYTWRCFLAIIFVLVWYFSEFGQIWTFICFLSFLNFSFKKQDRETSTQTDDALEETAPQSKKGHNVGVIDEIDATTRTGQIPSQTTQYPNVQRSLIRVFKCAYTHLVQPWYTVPELGDSQPLYRALQKEYNFVVERIICKAMNVDLSVTSVGCIKIFTQHLHNAKQSDGSPVFSSRSEEMAVLRTFSEALVRKLFPEYLWEAKLYQCVLTEIVATKALDVLVTSLCNPDNLNQMVVLQLDRVTPKGSTGDLTSDREVAPSPVGSEEAEELTGEAEEGQSEYIKGKKKGSRIKEQFSKFVDKVKSKKAQRKKHKKELLQRNLLARRSAVIEDDGLSSREGSIGSCLDSDYDSEMDVNPRTVEEDMMEFKLSYEMWRVGKWAVRVTNVQQENEELCFTVHLEERNNPENLHWDVKKTQSDILHFHSLWQDTSTLPSISAIVENTKKELDDSYEEEVRSAFEHFLQELVSDAQLGHSQPVFQFLGPFARLMSDKEHEGGVWSLLNGLAIFLTPSQDEEESHNSRGDDKLDEAGASTHHGGPTAQPACIDTDEEPKGEGPKATNVQFCTPHEETEPIRSREPDIQDNDQISDDPDVVSDGQESLAESLDIFVNRSKLVIPTGHSSDISRSVVSHTEGLQSDSADGFRSAQSGGKTNKKDKLPLKKSNGLQKFKIKEKTGQFKDEMTNQTQKKEPQTNWEQVEATKAIFDLLKEITGNSVFINIVDAILKPVQPLVKKKINNFLKRMHPTEDQIASYIDNFREKLWPDGNVPCQPPRDSEEKQETKEKALQLINSKYSNSLILKKTDVETVFKIFQDTEENKKLIYVRTLIDYYYSTYLVKILKYIQKLSRFTFIFFVCVRRSCFCLF